A genomic region of Streptomyces diastaticus subsp. diastaticus contains the following coding sequences:
- a CDS encoding HU family DNA-binding protein codes for MNRSELVAALADRAEVTRKDADAVLAAFAEVVGDIVSKGDEKVTIPGFLTFERTHRAARTARNPQTGEPIQIPAGYSVKVSAGSKLKEAAKGK; via the coding sequence ATGAACCGCAGTGAGCTGGTGGCCGCCCTGGCCGACCGCGCCGAGGTGACCCGCAAGGACGCCGACGCCGTGCTGGCCGCGTTCGCCGAGGTCGTCGGCGACATCGTCTCCAAAGGCGATGAAAAGGTCACCATCCCCGGTTTCCTGACCTTCGAGCGCACCCACCGTGCCGCTCGCACCGCCCGCAACCCGCAGACCGGCGAGCCGATCCAGATTCCGGCCGGCTACAGCGTCAAGGTCTCCGCGGGCTCCAAGCTGAAGGAAGCCGCCAAGGGCAAGTAA
- a CDS encoding NAD-dependent malic enzyme has protein sequence MATAPSVSYSMTVRLEVPASGTAVSQLTTAVESHGGSVTGLDVTASGHEALRIDVTIAASSTAHADEIVEGLRGIDGVVLGKVSDRTFLMHLGGKIEMASKHPIRNRDDLSMVYTPGVARVCMAIAENPEDARRLTIKRNSVAVVTDGSAVLGLGNIGPKAALPVMEGKAALFKRFAGIDAWPICLDTQDTDAIVEIVKAIAPGFAGINLEDISAPRCFEIEARLREALDIPVFHDDQHGTAIVVLAALTNALRVVGKSIGDVRVVMSGAGAAGTAILKLLLAAGVKHAVVSDIHGIVHAGREDLVDTPADSPLCWVADNTNPEGVRGTLKEAVVGADVFIGVSAPNVLDGADVAAMAEGAIVFALANPDPEVDPAVARETAAVVATGRSDFPNQINNVLVFPGVFRGLLDAQSHSVNTEMMLAAAGALADVVAEDEVNANYIIPSVFNDKVAGAVADAVSSAAKAVGAAPAPSPTAV, from the coding sequence ATGGCAACGGCGCCCAGCGTCTCCTACTCGATGACGGTACGGCTGGAAGTGCCCGCCAGCGGCACAGCGGTCTCCCAGCTCACCACGGCCGTGGAGTCCCACGGCGGCTCGGTGACCGGCCTCGACGTCACCGCCTCCGGCCACGAGGCGCTCCGGATCGACGTCACCATCGCGGCGAGCTCCACCGCGCACGCCGACGAGATCGTCGAGGGCCTGCGCGGCATCGACGGCGTCGTGCTCGGCAAGGTCTCCGACCGTACGTTCCTGATGCACCTCGGCGGCAAGATCGAGATGGCGTCCAAGCACCCCATCCGCAACCGCGACGACCTCTCGATGGTCTACACACCCGGCGTCGCCCGGGTCTGCATGGCCATCGCCGAGAACCCCGAGGACGCCCGCCGCCTCACCATCAAGCGCAACTCCGTCGCCGTCGTCACCGACGGCTCGGCCGTCCTCGGCCTCGGCAACATCGGCCCGAAGGCCGCCCTGCCGGTGATGGAGGGCAAGGCGGCGCTCTTCAAGCGGTTCGCCGGGATCGACGCCTGGCCGATCTGCCTCGACACCCAGGACACCGACGCGATCGTGGAGATCGTCAAGGCCATCGCCCCCGGCTTCGCCGGCATCAATCTGGAGGACATCTCGGCGCCCCGCTGCTTCGAGATCGAGGCCCGGCTCCGCGAGGCGCTGGACATCCCCGTCTTCCACGACGACCAGCACGGCACCGCCATCGTCGTGCTCGCCGCGCTCACCAACGCGCTGCGCGTGGTCGGCAAGTCCATCGGCGACGTCCGGGTCGTCATGTCCGGCGCCGGCGCCGCCGGTACGGCCATCCTCAAGCTGCTGCTCGCCGCGGGCGTCAAGCACGCCGTCGTCTCCGACATCCACGGCATCGTGCACGCCGGCCGCGAGGACCTGGTCGACACCCCCGCCGACTCCCCGCTGTGCTGGGTCGCCGACAACACCAACCCCGAGGGCGTCCGCGGCACCCTCAAGGAGGCCGTGGTCGGCGCCGACGTCTTCATCGGCGTCTCCGCCCCGAACGTCCTCGACGGCGCCGACGTGGCCGCCATGGCCGAGGGCGCCATCGTCTTCGCGCTGGCCAACCCGGACCCGGAGGTCGACCCGGCGGTGGCCCGCGAGACGGCCGCCGTCGTCGCCACCGGCCGCTCGGACTTCCCCAACCAGATCAACAACGTGCTGGTCTTCCCGGGCGTCTTCCGCGGTCTGCTGGACGCGCAGTCCCACTCGGTCAACACCGAGATGATGCTGGCCGCCGCCGGCGCCCTGGCCGACGTGGTCGCCGAGGACGAGGTCAACGCGAACTACATCATCCCGAGCGTCTTCAACGACAAGGTGGCCGGCGCCGTCGCCGACGCCGTCAGCAGCGCCGCCAAGGCCGTCGGCGCGGCCCCCGCCCCGTCCCCCACCGCGGTCTGA
- a CDS encoding carbohydrate ABC transporter permease — protein MTQTLTTPAAPPAPKGGGAARPRRPASRHPGWTPWLYLAPALVVLAGLLIYPVYQLGLISVLEYTQAQVSGGVPTSFQGLGNYRALFADPQFWQVLGATVVFAALCVVSTLFVGCGLAVLLTRIRALPRLALLVASLGAWATPAITGSTVWMFLFDADFGPVNRLLGLGDFSWTYGRYSAFALVLLEVVWCSFPFVMVTVYAGIRAVPAEVLEAASLDGASQWRIWRSVLAPMLRPILLVVTIQSVIWDFKVFTQIYVMTDGGGIAGQNLVLNVYAYQKAFASSQYSLGAAIGVVMLLILLAVTLAYLRLMRRQGEEL, from the coding sequence GTGACCCAGACGCTCACCACGCCGGCCGCCCCGCCCGCCCCCAAGGGCGGCGGCGCCGCCCGGCCCCGCAGACCGGCCTCCCGCCACCCGGGCTGGACCCCGTGGCTCTACCTCGCCCCAGCCCTGGTCGTCCTCGCCGGGCTGCTGATCTACCCCGTCTACCAACTCGGCCTGATATCCGTCCTGGAGTACACCCAGGCCCAGGTCAGCGGCGGCGTGCCGACCTCGTTCCAGGGGCTCGGCAACTACCGGGCCCTCTTCGCCGACCCGCAGTTCTGGCAGGTGCTCGGCGCCACCGTGGTCTTCGCCGCGCTCTGCGTGGTCTCCACCCTCTTCGTCGGCTGCGGCCTCGCCGTCCTGCTGACCCGGATCCGGGCCCTGCCGCGCCTGGCCCTGCTCGTCGCCTCGCTCGGCGCCTGGGCGACCCCGGCCATCACCGGCTCCACCGTCTGGATGTTCCTCTTCGACGCCGACTTCGGCCCGGTCAACCGGCTGCTCGGCCTCGGCGACTTCTCCTGGACGTACGGCCGGTACAGCGCCTTCGCCCTGGTGCTGCTGGAAGTGGTCTGGTGCTCCTTCCCGTTCGTCATGGTCACCGTCTACGCGGGCATCCGCGCCGTCCCCGCCGAGGTCCTGGAGGCCGCCTCGCTCGACGGCGCCTCGCAGTGGCGGATCTGGCGCTCGGTGCTCGCGCCGATGCTCCGCCCGATCCTGCTGGTCGTCACCATCCAGTCGGTCATCTGGGACTTCAAGGTCTTCACCCAGATCTACGTGATGACCGACGGCGGCGGCATCGCCGGGCAGAACCTCGTCCTCAACGTCTACGCGTACCAGAAGGCGTTCGCCTCCTCGCAGTACAGCCTGGGTGCCGCCATCGGCGTGGTCATGCTGCTCATCCTGCTCGCCGTCACCCTCGCGTACCTCCGGCTGATGCGACGCCAGGGAGAAGAACTGTGA
- a CDS encoding beta-N-acetylhexosaminidase — MHHLIPAPRTHTAEDAPEARLALGPDTALRSGAGTGTAARWLRAAVGAATGLALPEPPADGGAHPGPVVDLRIVGEAGRLGAEAYRLTVSADGVLIEGGDAAGVFWGAQTLRQLLGPDAFRRAPLNPGRAWSLSHVRIEDAPRFAWRGMMLDVARHFMPKEGVLRQLDLMAAHKLNVFHFHLTDDQGWRIDIRRHPELVRTGSWRPRSKWGHRASELWNDTPHGGYYSHDDIREIVAYAAERHITVVPEIEIPGHSQAAIAAYPELGNTDVTDTASLGVWDTWGINPHALAPTEDTLRFYEGVFEEVLELFPSPFIHVGGDECLKDEWKASPAAQARIAELGVGDEDGLQSWFIRHFDTWLTARGRRLIGWDEILEGGLAEGATVSSWRGYSGGVAAARAGHDVVMCPEQQVYLNYREDGGPDEPVPIGYVRTLEDVYRFEPVPPELTETEAAHVIGVQANVWTEVLENQDRVDYQLYPRLAALAEVAWSPLPASAQRDFAAFDARMQTHYRRLDALGVAYRPPAGPHPWQRRPGVLGRPFEGEPQPG; from the coding sequence GTGCACCACCTCATCCCCGCACCCCGCACCCACACCGCCGAGGACGCCCCCGAGGCCCGCCTCGCCCTCGGCCCGGACACCGCCCTGCGCTCCGGCGCGGGCACCGGCACCGCCGCCCGCTGGCTGCGCGCCGCCGTCGGCGCCGCCACCGGACTGGCCCTGCCCGAACCCCCCGCCGACGGCGGCGCGCACCCCGGACCCGTCGTCGACCTGCGCATCGTGGGGGAGGCGGGCCGGCTGGGCGCCGAGGCGTACCGGCTCACCGTCTCCGCCGACGGCGTGCTGATCGAGGGCGGCGACGCGGCCGGCGTCTTCTGGGGCGCGCAGACCCTGCGTCAGCTGCTCGGCCCCGACGCCTTCCGGCGCGCCCCGCTCAACCCCGGCCGGGCGTGGAGTCTGAGCCATGTCCGGATCGAGGACGCGCCGCGCTTCGCCTGGCGCGGCATGATGCTCGACGTCGCCCGGCACTTCATGCCCAAGGAGGGCGTGCTGCGCCAGCTCGACCTGATGGCCGCGCACAAACTCAACGTCTTCCACTTCCACCTCACCGACGACCAGGGCTGGCGCATCGACATCCGCCGCCACCCCGAACTCGTACGCACCGGTAGCTGGCGCCCGCGCAGCAAATGGGGCCATCGCGCCTCGGAGTTGTGGAACGACACCCCGCACGGCGGCTACTACAGCCACGACGACATCCGCGAGATCGTCGCCTACGCCGCCGAACGCCACATCACCGTCGTCCCCGAGATCGAGATTCCGGGCCACTCGCAGGCCGCCATCGCCGCCTATCCGGAACTCGGCAACACCGACGTCACCGACACCGCGAGCCTCGGCGTCTGGGACACCTGGGGCATCAACCCGCACGCCCTGGCGCCGACCGAGGACACCCTGCGTTTCTACGAAGGGGTCTTCGAGGAAGTCCTGGAACTCTTCCCCTCCCCCTTCATCCACGTCGGTGGCGACGAATGCCTGAAGGACGAATGGAAGGCATCGCCCGCCGCCCAGGCCCGGATCGCCGAACTCGGCGTCGGTGACGAGGACGGCCTCCAGTCCTGGTTCATCCGGCACTTCGACACCTGGCTCACCGCGCGCGGCCGCCGCCTCATCGGCTGGGACGAGATCCTGGAGGGCGGCCTCGCCGAGGGCGCCACCGTCTCCTCCTGGCGCGGCTACTCCGGGGGCGTGGCCGCCGCCCGCGCCGGCCACGACGTCGTCATGTGCCCCGAGCAGCAGGTCTACCTGAACTACCGGGAGGACGGCGGCCCCGACGAGCCGGTGCCGATCGGGTACGTGCGCACCCTGGAGGACGTCTACCGGTTCGAGCCCGTGCCGCCGGAGCTGACCGAGACCGAGGCCGCCCACGTCATCGGTGTCCAGGCCAACGTCTGGACCGAGGTGCTGGAGAACCAGGACCGCGTCGACTACCAGCTCTACCCGCGCCTCGCCGCCCTCGCGGAGGTCGCCTGGTCGCCGCTGCCGGCCTCCGCGCAGCGGGACTTCGCCGCGTTCGACGCCCGGATGCAGACCCACTACCGCCGCCTCGACGCCCTCGGGGTCGCCTACCGCCCGCCGGCCGGCCCGCACCCCTGGCAGCGCCGCCCCGGCGTCCTCGGCCGCCCGTTCGAGGGAGAGCCGCAGCCGGGCTGA
- a CDS encoding YqgE/AlgH family protein, whose product MTEVSSLTGRLLVATPALADPHFDRAVVLLLDHDAEGSLGVVLNRPTPVGVGDILEGWGELAGDPGVVFQGGPVSLDSALGVAVVPGGPGCADPPLGWRPVHGAIGLVDLEAPPQLLAAVLGSLRIFAGYAGWGPGQLEDELVQGAWYVVESEPGDVSAPRPEGLWRAVLRRQRSELAMIATYPDDPSLN is encoded by the coding sequence ATGACCGAGGTGTCCTCGCTCACAGGGCGACTGCTCGTGGCCACCCCCGCGCTCGCCGACCCGCACTTCGACCGAGCGGTGGTGCTCCTCCTCGACCATGACGCCGAGGGGTCCCTCGGCGTGGTCCTCAACCGGCCCACCCCTGTGGGCGTCGGCGACATCCTGGAGGGCTGGGGCGAGCTGGCGGGCGACCCGGGTGTCGTCTTCCAGGGCGGGCCCGTCTCCCTGGACTCCGCGCTCGGCGTCGCCGTCGTCCCCGGCGGACCCGGCTGCGCCGACCCGCCGCTCGGCTGGCGTCCGGTGCACGGCGCGATCGGCCTGGTCGATCTGGAGGCCCCGCCCCAGCTGCTCGCCGCCGTCCTCGGCTCGCTGCGGATCTTCGCCGGGTACGCCGGATGGGGGCCGGGCCAGTTGGAGGACGAACTGGTCCAAGGGGCCTGGTACGTCGTGGAGTCCGAGCCCGGGGACGTCTCCGCGCCCCGGCCCGAGGGGCTGTGGCGGGCGGTGCTGCGCCGTCAGCGCAGCGAGCTGGCGATGATCGCGACCTACCCGGACGACCCCTCTCTGAACTGA
- a CDS encoding DUF3039 domain-containing protein, giving the protein MSTLEPERGAGTGTLVEPTPQTSSGDGDHERYAHYVQKDKIMASALDGTPVVALCGKVWVPGRDPKKYPVCPMCKEIYESMGPGGDKGKGGGGKDKK; this is encoded by the coding sequence ATGAGCACTCTTGAGCCCGAGCGCGGGGCAGGTACGGGGACCCTCGTCGAGCCGACGCCGCAGACCTCCAGCGGCGACGGCGACCACGAGCGCTACGCCCACTACGTCCAGAAGGACAAGATCATGGCCAGTGCCCTCGACGGCACACCCGTGGTCGCCCTCTGCGGCAAGGTGTGGGTCCCCGGACGCGACCCCAAGAAGTATCCGGTGTGTCCGATGTGCAAGGAGATCTACGAGTCCATGGGACCGGGCGGGGACAAGGGCAAGGGCGGCGGAGGCAAGGACAAGAAGTGA
- a CDS encoding carbohydrate ABC transporter permease, producing the protein MRLLHRPWRLAAEAFALLTAVVVAFPLYWMVLSAFKPAGEIQSDSPRPWTLAPSLDSFRRVFQQEEFGRYFLNSLLVAGSVVVLSALIAFLAATAVTRFTFRFRTTLLIMFLVAQMVPVEALTIPLFFQMRDFGLLNTLGALILPHLAFSLPFAVWMLRGFVKAVPEALEEAALIDGAGRARFLWQILFPLVFPGLVATSVFSFISTWNDFLFAKSFIISDTSQSTLPMALLLFFKPEENDWGGIMAASTVMTVPVLVFFVLVQRRLVSGLGGAVKD; encoded by the coding sequence GTGAGACTCCTCCACCGGCCCTGGCGGCTCGCCGCCGAGGCGTTCGCGCTGCTGACCGCCGTCGTCGTGGCCTTCCCGCTGTACTGGATGGTGCTGTCGGCGTTCAAACCCGCCGGGGAGATCCAGTCGGACAGCCCCCGGCCCTGGACGCTGGCGCCCTCGCTCGACTCGTTCCGGCGCGTCTTCCAACAGGAGGAATTCGGCCGCTACTTCCTCAACAGCCTGCTCGTCGCGGGAAGTGTGGTCGTGCTGTCGGCGCTGATCGCGTTCCTCGCGGCGACCGCCGTCACGCGGTTCACGTTCCGGTTCCGGACCACACTGCTCATCATGTTCCTGGTGGCGCAGATGGTGCCGGTCGAGGCACTCACCATTCCGCTCTTCTTCCAGATGCGCGATTTCGGTCTGCTCAACACGCTCGGCGCGCTGATCCTGCCGCATCTGGCCTTTTCGCTGCCGTTCGCCGTCTGGATGCTGCGGGGATTCGTGAAAGCGGTCCCCGAGGCGCTGGAGGAGGCCGCGCTCATCGACGGCGCCGGCCGCGCCCGCTTTCTCTGGCAGATCCTTTTCCCGCTGGTCTTCCCCGGTCTGGTGGCGACCAGTGTCTTCTCCTTCATCAGCACCTGGAACGACTTCCTCTTCGCCAAGTCCTTCATCATCAGCGACACCTCCCAGTCGACTCTCCCGATGGCTCTGCTGCTCTTCTTCAAGCCGGAGGAGAACGACTGGGGCGGCATCATGGCCGCGTCCACCGTCATGACCGTTCCCGTCCTCGTCTTCTTCGTACTCGTTCAGCGCCGCCTGGTCTCCGGACTCGGCGGCGCGGTCAAGGACTGA
- a CDS encoding extracellular solute-binding protein — protein MKLLSRLAAPVAGLVLAGLTATACAPQTSDTSSGKDEKTGDLRVWLFQEVNNGPKAKVVDEAVAAYEKAHQGSKVHVQYIPVDSRAEKIKAAFNDPSSAPDVIEYGNTDTAGYVRDGGLADISEEFDAWEEAADTDEAARASVTVDGRTYGAPYFVGVRALYYRTDLFEKHSVEVPRTLAEVASAARKIREAEPGLYGIAVGGAYTYGAMPFLWAHGGGLAEEKDGTYTSTLADKKSQAGIAAYTDLFGADNCPAAKCAQMGGNDTVTAFAAGKAGMAIGGDFSHQAMEDGKVKGKYAVVPLPGVEKGEIAPAFAGGNNLGVLKSTERRSLAVDLVEELAGKKAQGRLFEAMGFLPTFTDVRAKAAADEPFVKPFVRTLEAGATFVPASPAWAQIDSSLVLPTMFQEIASGRKDVATASRDAAGKMDDAFASAG, from the coding sequence ATGAAGCTCCTCTCCCGCCTGGCCGCGCCCGTCGCGGGCCTCGTCCTCGCCGGACTCACCGCCACCGCCTGTGCTCCGCAGACCTCCGACACCTCCTCCGGCAAGGACGAGAAGACCGGGGACCTCAGGGTCTGGCTCTTCCAGGAGGTCAACAACGGCCCCAAGGCCAAGGTGGTCGACGAGGCCGTGGCCGCGTACGAGAAGGCGCACCAGGGCAGCAAGGTGCACGTCCAGTACATCCCCGTCGACTCCCGCGCCGAGAAGATCAAGGCCGCCTTCAACGACCCGAGCAGCGCCCCGGACGTCATCGAGTACGGCAACACCGACACCGCCGGGTACGTCCGCGACGGCGGACTGGCCGACATCAGCGAGGAGTTCGACGCCTGGGAGGAGGCCGCCGACACCGACGAGGCCGCCCGCGCCTCGGTCACCGTCGACGGCAGGACGTACGGCGCTCCCTACTTCGTCGGCGTCCGCGCGCTGTACTACCGCACCGACCTCTTCGAGAAGCACTCCGTCGAGGTGCCGAGGACGCTGGCCGAGGTCGCGTCCGCGGCGAGGAAGATCCGCGAGGCGGAGCCCGGCCTGTACGGCATCGCGGTCGGCGGCGCCTACACCTACGGCGCCATGCCCTTCCTCTGGGCACACGGCGGGGGCCTGGCCGAGGAGAAGGACGGCACGTACACCTCCACACTCGCCGACAAGAAGTCGCAGGCCGGGATCGCCGCCTACACCGACCTCTTCGGCGCGGACAACTGCCCCGCCGCCAAGTGCGCGCAGATGGGCGGCAACGACACCGTGACGGCGTTCGCGGCCGGGAAGGCCGGCATGGCCATCGGCGGCGACTTCAGCCACCAGGCGATGGAGGACGGCAAGGTCAAGGGCAAGTACGCGGTCGTGCCGCTGCCCGGCGTGGAGAAGGGCGAGATCGCCCCGGCCTTCGCGGGCGGCAACAACCTCGGCGTCCTCAAGTCCACCGAGCGCCGCTCCCTCGCCGTCGACCTGGTCGAGGAGCTGGCCGGGAAGAAGGCGCAGGGCCGGCTCTTCGAGGCGATGGGCTTCCTGCCCACCTTCACCGACGTCCGCGCGAAGGCCGCCGCCGACGAGCCGTTCGTCAAGCCCTTCGTGCGGACCCTGGAGGCCGGCGCCACCTTCGTGCCCGCCTCCCCGGCCTGGGCGCAGATCGACTCCTCGCTGGTGCTGCCGACCATGTTCCAGGAGATCGCCAGCGGCCGGAAGGACGTCGCCACGGCGTCCCGCGACGCCGCCGGGAAGATGGACGACGCCTTCGCCAGCGCGGGCTGA
- the murA gene encoding UDP-N-acetylglucosamine 1-carboxyvinyltransferase, whose protein sequence is MTVNDDVLLVHGGTPLEGEIRVRGAKNLVPKAMVAALLGSAPSRLGNVPDIRDVRVVRGLLQLHGVTVRPGEEPGELVMDPSHVESANVADIDAHAGSSRIPILFCGPLLHRLGHAFIPGLGGCDIGGRPIDFHFEVLRQFGAKIEKRADGQYLEAPQRLRGTKIELPYPSVGATEQVLLTAVLAEGVTELSNAAVEPEIEDLICVLQKMGAIIAMDTDRTIRVTGVDKLGGYRHRALPDRLEAASWASAALATEGNIYVRGAQQRSMMTFLNTYRKVGGAFEIDDEGIRFWHPGGQLNAIALETDVHPGFQTDWQQPLVVALTQATGLSIIHETVYESRLGFTSALNQMGAHIQLYRECLGGSDCRFGQRNFLHSAVVSGPTRLQGADLVIPDLRGGFSYLIAALAAQGTSRVHGIDLINRGYENFLDKLVELGGKVELPGKTLG, encoded by the coding sequence ATGACCGTCAACGACGATGTACTGCTGGTCCACGGCGGAACCCCGCTGGAGGGCGAGATCCGGGTCCGGGGCGCGAAGAACCTCGTGCCCAAGGCGATGGTCGCCGCGCTGCTCGGCAGCGCACCCAGCCGGCTGGGCAACGTCCCCGACATCCGCGACGTCCGGGTGGTCCGCGGCCTGCTCCAGCTGCACGGGGTCACCGTGCGCCCCGGCGAGGAGCCGGGCGAGCTGGTCATGGACCCGTCGCACGTGGAGAGCGCCAACGTCGCGGACATCGACGCGCACGCCGGTTCCTCGCGCATCCCCATCCTCTTCTGCGGCCCGCTGCTGCACCGCCTGGGCCACGCCTTCATCCCGGGCCTCGGCGGCTGCGACATCGGCGGCCGGCCGATCGACTTCCACTTCGAGGTGCTCCGGCAGTTCGGCGCGAAGATCGAGAAGCGCGCCGACGGCCAGTACCTGGAGGCGCCGCAGCGGCTGCGCGGCACCAAGATCGAGCTGCCCTACCCGTCGGTCGGCGCGACCGAGCAGGTGCTGCTGACCGCGGTCCTCGCCGAGGGCGTCACCGAGCTGTCCAACGCCGCGGTGGAACCGGAGATCGAGGACCTGATCTGCGTCCTCCAGAAGATGGGTGCCATCATCGCGATGGACACCGACCGGACGATCCGCGTGACCGGGGTCGACAAGCTCGGCGGCTACCGCCACCGGGCGCTGCCGGACCGCCTGGAGGCCGCCTCCTGGGCGTCGGCCGCGCTGGCCACCGAGGGCAACATCTACGTGCGCGGCGCCCAGCAGCGCTCGATGATGACCTTCCTCAACACCTACCGCAAGGTCGGCGGCGCCTTCGAGATCGACGACGAGGGCATCCGCTTCTGGCACCCGGGCGGGCAGCTCAACGCCATCGCGCTGGAGACGGACGTGCACCCCGGCTTCCAGACCGACTGGCAGCAGCCGCTGGTGGTGGCGCTGACGCAGGCGACCGGCCTCTCGATCATCCACGAGACGGTCTACGAGTCGCGCCTCGGCTTCACCTCCGCGCTGAACCAGATGGGCGCCCACATCCAGCTGTACCGGGAGTGCCTGGGCGGTTCGGACTGCCGCTTCGGCCAGCGGAACTTCCTGCACTCGGCGGTCGTCTCGGGCCCGACCCGGCTCCAGGGCGCCGACCTGGTCATCCCCGACCTGCGCGGCGGCTTCTCGTACCTGATCGCGGCGCTGGCCGCGCAGGGCACCTCCCGGGTGCACGGCATCGACCTGATCAACCGGGGCTACGAGAACTTCCTCGACAAGCTGGTCGAGCTGGGCGGCAAGGTCGAGCTGCCGGGCAAGACCCTGGGCTGA